In the genome of Pseudomonas sp. HS6, one region contains:
- the tssF gene encoding type VI secretion system baseplate subunit TssF: protein MSFNHYYQSELTALRQLGRRFAERSPALAPFLGQAGRDPDVERLLEGFAFLTGRLRQKLDDELPELSHSLMQLLWPNYMRPLPAFSILQFDPLKRSGPALKVERDTPIESVPIEDVRCRFRTCYPTEVMAMDLAALNYSVKGDGSLLSLRLEMSADGHLGELELSKLRLHFAGERYISQMLYLSLLRNLDGIELIPLDGAGKPIDGVSGKPMAFKIPGDRVKPVGFAEEEALIPYPLNTFRGYRYLQEYFAFQDKFLFVDVHGLDILKALPEDTLKQMRGLELRFDIRKSGIMRMRPTLDNVKLFCTPIVNLFKHDALPIRLDGKQDEYLLLPAEFDLENCGVFSVETVTGWKPGGLGYQEYVPFESFEHDPSFDVPNSRPHYSIRQRSSLLHDGLDTYLSFGIRHTEAHETLSIELVCTNQNLPRKLKLGQICMACEETPEFLSFRNITPATSSFAPPLNRDFLWKLISNMSLNYLSLADVNALKVILETYDLPRYYDQHAEKVSKRLLGGLKLIKHHHVDRLHRGLPVRGLRTELTIDPEGYIGEGDLFVFASVLNEFFALYASLNSFHELRVKSTQGEVYQWTPRMGLQPLL from the coding sequence GTGTCCTTTAACCACTACTACCAAAGCGAACTCACCGCACTGCGCCAACTGGGCCGCCGTTTCGCCGAGCGTAGTCCGGCGTTGGCGCCGTTCCTGGGGCAGGCCGGGCGGGATCCGGATGTGGAGCGGTTGCTGGAAGGCTTTGCGTTTCTGACCGGGCGGCTGCGCCAGAAGCTCGATGACGAGTTGCCGGAGCTCAGCCATTCGCTGATGCAGTTGCTGTGGCCGAACTACATGCGCCCGCTGCCGGCGTTCAGCATTCTGCAGTTCGATCCGCTGAAACGCTCGGGGCCGGCGCTGAAGGTCGAGCGTGATACGCCGATCGAGAGCGTGCCGATCGAAGACGTGCGTTGCCGCTTCCGTACCTGCTACCCGACCGAAGTCATGGCGATGGATCTGGCCGCGCTGAACTACTCGGTGAAGGGTGACGGTTCGCTGCTCAGCCTGCGCCTGGAGATGAGTGCCGACGGCCACCTCGGCGAGCTGGAGCTGAGCAAGCTGCGCCTGCACTTTGCCGGCGAGCGCTACATCAGCCAGATGCTCTACCTGAGCCTGTTGCGCAACCTCGACGGCATCGAACTGATTCCGCTCGACGGCGCCGGCAAGCCTATCGATGGTGTGAGCGGCAAACCGATGGCGTTCAAGATTCCGGGCGACCGTGTCAAACCTGTGGGCTTTGCCGAAGAAGAAGCGTTGATCCCGTATCCGCTGAACACCTTCCGGGGCTATCGCTACCTGCAGGAATACTTCGCCTTCCAGGACAAGTTCCTGTTTGTCGATGTCCATGGCCTGGACATCCTCAAGGCGCTGCCGGAAGACACCCTCAAGCAGATGCGCGGCCTGGAATTGCGCTTCGATATCCGCAAGAGCGGCATCATGCGCATGCGTCCGACCCTGGATAACGTGAAGCTGTTCTGCACACCGATCGTCAACCTGTTCAAGCACGACGCACTGCCGATTCGCCTCGACGGCAAGCAGGACGAATACCTGCTGCTGCCGGCGGAATTCGATCTGGAAAACTGCGGTGTGTTCTCGGTGGAAACCGTGACTGGCTGGAAGCCCGGCGGCCTCGGTTATCAGGAGTACGTGCCATTCGAATCCTTCGAGCACGACCCGAGCTTCGACGTGCCCAACAGCCGTCCGCATTACAGCATCCGCCAGCGCTCGTCGCTGCTGCACGACGGCCTCGACACTTATTTGAGCTTCGGCATCCGCCACACCGAAGCCCATGAAACCCTGTCGATCGAACTGGTCTGCACCAACCAGAACCTGCCGCGCAAACTCAAGCTCGGGCAGATCTGCATGGCCTGCGAAGAGACCCCGGAGTTCCTGAGTTTCCGCAACATCACCCCCGCCACTTCGAGTTTTGCGCCGCCGCTGAACCGTGACTTCCTGTGGAAGCTGATCAGCAACATGTCGCTCAACTATCTGTCGCTGGCCGACGTCAATGCACTGAAGGTGATTCTCGAAACCTACGACCTGCCGCGCTACTACGACCAGCACGCGGAGAAGGTCAGCAAACGCCTGTTGGGCGGTCTGAAACTGATCAAGCATCACCACGTGGACCGGTTGCACCGTGGTCTGCCGGTGCGCGGTTTGCGCACCGAACTGACCATCGACCCGGAAGGGTATATCGGTGAGGGCGACCTGTTCGTCTTTGCCTCGGTTCTCAACGAGTTTTTCGCGCTTTACGCCAGTCTCAATTCATTCCACGAGCTGCGGGTAAAAAGCACACAGGGAGAGGTGTACCAATGGACACCACGTATGGGCCTGCAGCCCCTGCTTTAA
- a CDS encoding DUF6402 family protein: MAATTVATTMTPASNKSGQTATARQYKITDIPNTMRKLNWPVAADLMAHWFNGKPWPNESGGMDDAVKRHEAFSPAEYIEESIVKMSWVLGFERASTAFKQLKANWNSPLGTDLIKQRLRKAFSNSAPGCYPLAFNGVASAAEKFGYSNNKVVEFKQTGADDLNELRAALANFNLRVIAEGSVVVTGKNIVFTPSKIGFYIEDAYDFNDGIALFSQVLGYWNSDKVITDPAVGFKTNAKLAAEMNSVMAESTYKQVTGQQSPQQKEEAVRRYRELEGKHYILVQNSDFRDYRDQNKKGGDFRVYSDILYESVSVAPIEVVSK; the protein is encoded by the coding sequence ATGGCTGCAACGACAGTAGCAACGACAATGACTCCGGCGAGTAACAAGTCCGGCCAGACTGCTACTGCACGTCAGTACAAGATTACTGATATTCCAAACACGATGAGAAAACTCAACTGGCCTGTTGCAGCGGATCTGATGGCCCATTGGTTCAATGGCAAACCATGGCCAAACGAAAGTGGTGGGATGGATGATGCTGTTAAAAGGCATGAAGCTTTTTCACCGGCAGAGTACATCGAAGAGTCCATTGTAAAAATGAGTTGGGTCCTTGGGTTTGAGCGTGCAAGTACCGCATTCAAACAACTGAAGGCGAATTGGAATAGCCCGCTTGGGACCGATCTGATAAAGCAGAGATTGCGCAAGGCTTTTTCCAATAGTGCTCCTGGCTGTTACCCACTGGCTTTTAATGGGGTGGCAAGTGCTGCTGAAAAATTTGGTTACTCCAATAATAAAGTTGTCGAGTTCAAACAGACCGGGGCTGATGACCTAAACGAGCTTCGAGCAGCGCTCGCTAACTTCAACTTGCGCGTCATTGCCGAAGGCTCAGTCGTCGTGACAGGCAAGAACATTGTATTTACGCCATCAAAAATTGGTTTTTATATTGAAGATGCTTACGACTTTAATGATGGCATTGCTCTTTTTAGTCAGGTTCTAGGCTACTGGAACTCTGATAAAGTGATTACTGATCCCGCCGTCGGTTTTAAAACAAACGCCAAACTGGCTGCCGAAATGAATTCTGTGATGGCCGAGTCCACGTACAAGCAGGTCACTGGGCAGCAATCCCCCCAGCAAAAAGAAGAAGCAGTACGTCGTTATAGAGAGTTGGAAGGCAAGCATTACATACTTGTTCAAAATAGCGATTTTCGTGACTATCGGGATCAAAATAAAAAAGGCGGAGACTTTCGCGTTTATTCGGACATCTTGTACGAAAGTGTATCAGTCGCTCCTATTGAGGTCGTTTCTAAGTGA
- a CDS encoding PAAR domain-containing protein: protein MSGKPAARVSDPTACPLPGHGTNPIAAGSGDVFFDGLAAAREGDASACGGAMVGGLATTVKINGKSAVTVDSVGSHGNKVTAGSSTVIIGNSHSPAPFVPPLPVELKWPFNEHFVINCEETGKPLAGVEYTLKTASGKIINGVTGADGKTQKVFSVTAEAVELIIEPQSKVVLA from the coding sequence ATGTCTGGCAAACCAGCAGCACGCGTATCCGACCCCACCGCTTGCCCGCTCCCCGGCCACGGTACCAACCCGATCGCCGCCGGTTCGGGCGACGTGTTCTTCGACGGCCTCGCGGCCGCCCGCGAAGGCGATGCCTCCGCGTGTGGTGGTGCGATGGTCGGCGGTTTGGCCACGACGGTGAAAATCAATGGCAAGTCTGCTGTCACTGTTGATTCCGTGGGCTCCCACGGCAACAAGGTTACGGCGGGGTCTTCGACGGTGATTATCGGGAATTCGCATTCGCCGGCGCCGTTTGTGCCGCCGTTGCCGGTTGAACTCAAATGGCCATTTAACGAGCACTTCGTGATCAATTGCGAAGAGACAGGCAAGCCGCTAGCCGGGGTGGAATACACACTTAAAACAGCTTCGGGGAAAATCATAAACGGTGTGACAGGTGCCGACGGGAAAACCCAAAAAGTGTTTTCCGTTACCGCAGAAGCGGTTGAATTGATCATAGAGCCTCAGAGTAAGGTTGTTCTCGCTTAG
- the tssE gene encoding type VI secretion system baseplate subunit TssE: MDGYGSLFERLNGDAELRKGRSLEASAMASVAAHLAKMLSTRAGSVQTLSDYGLPDLNDMRLSLHDSLSQARLAIESFIEAYEPRLSNVRVISLPRDHDQLRLAFSIEGLLEVEGFKRQVSFAARLDGSGQVKVT, from the coding sequence ATGGACGGATACGGCAGCCTTTTCGAACGCCTCAACGGCGACGCGGAACTACGCAAGGGCAGAAGCCTCGAGGCTTCTGCCATGGCGTCAGTGGCTGCCCATCTGGCCAAAATGCTCAGCACCCGGGCCGGCAGCGTGCAAACGCTGTCCGACTACGGGTTGCCCGATCTCAATGACATGCGCCTGAGCCTGCACGACTCCCTGAGTCAGGCCCGCCTGGCCATCGAAAGCTTCATCGAAGCCTACGAGCCGCGCCTGAGCAACGTGCGTGTCATTTCCCTGCCGCGAGACCACGACCAGCTCCGCCTGGCCTTCAGCATCGAAGGCCTGCTGGAAGTCGAGGGTTTCAAGCGTCAGGTCAGTTTCGCCGCGCGCCTGGATGGCAGCGGTCAAGTGAAGGTCACCTAA
- the tssC gene encoding type VI secretion system contractile sheath large subunit, with protein sequence MSTSAAQEKSAASGEYSILDSIIAETRLTPDDEAYDIAKRGVSAFIEELLKPQNNGEPVKKAMVDRMIAEIDAKLSRQMDEILHHPDFQSLESSWRGLQLLVDRTNFRENIKIEILNVSKDDLLDDFEDSPEVMQSGLYKHIYTAEYGQFGGQPVGAIIANYYLSPSSPDVKLMQYVASVSCMSHAPFIAAAGPKFFGLESFTGLPDLKDLKDHFEGPQFTKWQSFRTSEDSRYVGLTVPRFLLRNPYDPEENPVKSFVYKENVANSHEHYLWGNTAYAFGTKLTDSFAKFRWCPNIIGPQSGGAVEDLPLHHFESMGEIETKIPTEVLVSDRREYELAEEGFISLTMRKGSDNAAFFSASSVQKPKFFGISAEGKAAELNYKLGTQLPYMMIVNRLAHYLKVLQREQLGSWKERTDLELELNKWIRQYVADQENPSAEVRGRRPLRAAQVIVSDVEGEPGWYRVSLNVRPHFKYMGADFTLSLVGKLDKE encoded by the coding sequence ATGAGCACTAGCGCAGCACAAGAGAAAAGCGCCGCGAGCGGCGAGTACAGCATTCTCGACAGCATCATCGCCGAAACCCGCCTGACGCCGGACGACGAAGCCTACGACATCGCCAAACGCGGTGTGTCGGCGTTCATCGAAGAGCTGCTCAAGCCGCAGAACAACGGTGAGCCGGTCAAGAAAGCCATGGTTGACCGCATGATCGCCGAGATCGATGCCAAGCTCAGCCGTCAGATGGACGAAATCCTGCACCACCCGGACTTCCAGTCGCTGGAATCGTCGTGGCGTGGTCTGCAACTGCTGGTCGACCGCACCAACTTCCGTGAAAACATCAAGATCGAAATCCTCAACGTCTCCAAGGACGACCTGCTGGACGACTTCGAAGATTCGCCGGAAGTGATGCAGTCGGGTCTGTACAAGCACATCTACACCGCTGAATACGGCCAGTTCGGTGGTCAGCCGGTTGGCGCGATCATCGCCAACTACTACCTGTCCCCAAGCTCGCCGGACGTGAAGCTGATGCAGTACGTGGCCAGCGTATCCTGCATGTCCCACGCGCCGTTCATCGCCGCTGCCGGCCCGAAATTCTTCGGCCTGGAAAGCTTCACCGGTCTGCCGGACCTGAAGGATCTGAAAGATCACTTCGAAGGCCCGCAATTCACCAAATGGCAGAGCTTCCGTACCTCGGAAGACTCCCGCTACGTTGGCCTGACCGTTCCGCGTTTCCTGCTGCGTAACCCGTACGATCCGGAAGAGAACCCGGTCAAATCGTTCGTGTACAAGGAAAACGTTGCCAACAGCCACGAGCACTACCTGTGGGGCAACACCGCCTACGCGTTCGGCACCAAGCTGACCGACAGCTTCGCCAAGTTCCGCTGGTGCCCGAACATCATCGGCCCACAGAGCGGCGGCGCGGTTGAAGACCTGCCTCTGCACCACTTCGAAAGCATGGGCGAAATCGAAACCAAGATTCCTACCGAGGTTCTGGTTTCCGACCGTCGTGAATACGAACTGGCCGAGGAAGGCTTCATCTCCCTGACCATGCGTAAAGGCTCCGACAACGCGGCGTTCTTCTCCGCCAGCTCGGTGCAGAAGCCGAAGTTCTTCGGCATCAGCGCAGAAGGCAAGGCTGCAGAGCTGAACTACAAGCTCGGCACCCAACTGCCGTACATGATGATCGTCAACCGCCTGGCTCACTACCTGAAAGTGCTGCAGCGCGAGCAACTCGGTTCGTGGAAAGAACGTACCGACCTCGAGCTGGAACTGAACAAGTGGATCCGCCAGTACGTGGCCGACCAGGAAAACCCGAGCGCCGAAGTACGGGGCCGTCGTCCGCTGCGCGCTGCGCAAGTGATCGTCAGCGACGTTGAAGGCGAGCCGGGCTGGTACCGCGTTAGCCTGAACGTGCGCCCGCACTTCAAGTACATGGGTGCCGATTTCACCCTGTCGCTGGTTGGCAAGCTGGACAAAGAGTAA
- the tssB gene encoding type VI secretion system contractile sheath small subunit has protein sequence MAKEGSVAPKERINVTFKPATGGAQEEIELPLKLLAIGDYTHRKDDRKIEDRKPISIDKMTFDEVLAKQELQLTLSVPNRLQEDGEADELAVQLRVNSMKDFNPASLVEQVPELKKLMELRDALVALKGPLGNAPAFRKAIEGVLADDESRGRVLGELGLNAAAPDA, from the coding sequence ATGGCCAAAGAAGGCTCGGTAGCCCCCAAGGAACGCATCAACGTCACCTTCAAACCCGCCACCGGCGGTGCTCAGGAAGAGATTGAACTGCCGCTGAAGCTGCTGGCAATCGGTGACTACACCCACCGCAAGGACGATCGCAAGATCGAGGATCGCAAGCCGATCAGCATCGACAAGATGACCTTCGACGAAGTGCTGGCCAAGCAAGAGCTGCAGCTGACACTGAGCGTACCGAACCGTCTGCAGGAAGATGGCGAAGCTGACGAACTGGCCGTGCAACTGCGCGTCAATTCGATGAAGGACTTCAACCCGGCCAGCCTGGTCGAGCAAGTGCCTGAGCTGAAAAAGCTGATGGAACTGCGCGACGCGCTGGTGGCCCTCAAAGGCCCGCTGGGTAACGCACCTGCGTTCCGTAAAGCCATCGAAGGCGTGCTCGCCGACGACGAATCCCGCGGTCGCGTACTCGGTGAGCTGGGCCTGAACGCCGCAGCCCCGGACGCCTGA
- the tssA gene encoding type VI secretion system protein TssA has protein sequence MSYSSKLSAHYLELAKVSVSKENFAGEDVRFSSEFEALESELAKASSMHESGQIDWLKIRENSENLLRTQSKDLRVGAWLAWSLYQRESFPGLLAGLGLLHHLSENNWAEVHPLKPRTRAAAIGWLVPRLEQVITENIAIKEQLPMFRQLSEHLSGLDAACTEHLGDDAPLLLPLSRRLKTMIQRAADNQPAPGVVGAAVAQVKQAASQLLAPGAPIDNEKEAHKALRAQQDSARPLCAWWLKQKATDLRALRLNRTLLWMTIDAVPERNAEQITMLRGLPVDKLKQYQDRFDQGKYADLLVELEASLAKAPFWFDGQRMVWECLQNLNAELAMREVEIHFALLIQRLPGIIELRFHDGAPFADPSTRAWIAGNVMPHLQSASAPRKVESENVETQPAWEKALEEVQPILRKEGLKPAVQILKQGLQSAHGGRERFFWQFALARLCFLAKKYELAKNQLETLDQTLQDSGLHAWEPDLALEVLHLLHSCCELLPQNHAVRERKEEIYRRLCHLDLEVVLE, from the coding sequence ATGTCCTACTCAAGCAAACTTTCCGCCCATTACCTCGAACTCGCTAAAGTCTCTGTTTCCAAAGAGAATTTCGCGGGCGAAGACGTTCGTTTTTCGAGCGAATTCGAGGCGCTGGAAAGCGAGCTGGCCAAAGCCTCGTCGATGCACGAAAGCGGGCAGATCGACTGGCTGAAAATCCGCGAAAACAGCGAAAACCTGCTGCGTACCCAATCCAAGGATTTACGTGTGGGCGCCTGGCTCGCCTGGTCGCTGTACCAGCGTGAATCCTTCCCCGGGCTGCTTGCCGGCCTCGGTTTGCTGCACCACTTGTCGGAAAACAACTGGGCCGAAGTTCACCCGCTCAAACCCCGTACCCGAGCCGCCGCCATCGGCTGGCTGGTGCCGCGTCTGGAGCAGGTGATCACCGAGAACATCGCGATCAAGGAACAGCTGCCGATGTTCCGGCAGTTGTCCGAGCATCTTTCCGGTCTCGACGCGGCCTGTACCGAACATCTGGGCGATGACGCGCCGCTGCTGCTGCCGCTCTCCCGTCGCCTGAAAACCATGATCCAGCGCGCCGCCGACAACCAGCCGGCACCCGGCGTGGTGGGCGCTGCGGTGGCACAGGTCAAGCAGGCTGCCAGCCAATTGCTGGCGCCCGGCGCGCCCATCGATAACGAGAAAGAAGCCCATAAGGCCCTGCGTGCCCAGCAGGATAGCGCTCGCCCATTGTGCGCCTGGTGGCTCAAGCAGAAAGCCACCGACCTGCGCGCCCTGCGCCTCAACCGCACCTTGCTGTGGATGACGATCGACGCGGTGCCGGAGCGAAACGCCGAGCAGATCACCATGCTGCGCGGGTTGCCGGTCGACAAGCTCAAGCAGTATCAGGACCGTTTTGACCAGGGTAAATACGCCGACTTGCTGGTGGAACTGGAGGCGAGCCTGGCGAAGGCGCCGTTCTGGTTCGATGGGCAACGAATGGTCTGGGAATGCCTCCAGAACCTCAACGCCGAGCTCGCCATGCGCGAAGTGGAAATCCACTTCGCGCTTTTGATTCAGCGCCTGCCCGGCATCATCGAACTGCGTTTCCATGACGGCGCGCCGTTTGCCGATCCGTCCACCCGGGCGTGGATCGCCGGCAACGTCATGCCGCATCTGCAAAGCGCCAGCGCGCCACGCAAGGTGGAAAGCGAGAACGTCGAAACCCAGCCCGCCTGGGAAAAGGCTTTGGAAGAAGTCCAGCCGATCCTGCGCAAGGAAGGCCTCAAGCCTGCCGTGCAGATCCTCAAGCAGGGTCTGCAATCGGCTCACGGCGGCCGCGAACGCTTCTTCTGGCAATTCGCTCTCGCGCGGCTGTGCTTCCTGGCCAAGAAATACGAACTCGCCAAGAACCAGCTCGAAACCCTCGATCAGACATTACAGGACTCAGGCCTGCACGCCTGGGAGCCCGATCTTGCATTGGAAGTGCTGCACCTGCTGCACAGTTGCTGCGAGTTGTTACCGCAGAACCATGCCGTACGTGAACGCAAGGAAGAGATTTATCGCAGGCTGTGCCACCTCGATCTCGAAGTGGTACTCGAATAG
- the tssI gene encoding type VI secretion system tip protein TssI/VgrG, translated as MSGAVSSARFTLQIPAVRNDFKVLAFEGSEAVSTLYAIKVELVSEVPDFDVESLLGQPAFLQFGLDGEGIHGRIEDVQAAESEKRLSHYGLTLVPELHYLQFSHDQRIFQNQTVPQIITQVLKRHGILADAFRFHVQTLPPRAYCTQYGETDFEFIQRLCAEEGMAWHHQHSAEGHLLLFTDDTVFLPTLRATPYRQDCGMVPEHPVVSRFSLHARTRTSHVTRRDYDLKRPHLLLESRFSAGFTPRLEDYRYPLAMENEKRGKQLARQTLERHRADYETTEGQSNQPTLRCGYLFELTEHTRKQCNGLWQLLEVTHTGRQPQVLEESATNELKPTDGFTQGYRNSFRAIPAEVVFRPPLPARRSPLVSQTARVTGPKGEEIYCDEFGRVKIEFPWDRAELNSERSSCWVRVSSNWAGNGFGAVTLPRVGMEVVVTFLEGDPDHPLITGCVINKLTPAPYKLPEHKTRTVLRSRSSPDTGGYNELTLEDRAGRELIYLRAQRDMERQILHDSRLEVGRDRWESIQGNSQTSAGKVIAVEAGQQVQIKAGATVVLDAGASITLNAGGHHIVIDEGGIFSSTEIVTGGKLSAGEATEVPATEMAAALAAGQAAASTQAPENSELEEEEEEVELEDEKPAGITLRIGVFFDGTGNNLFNSEQVKGCYARDVNLEEEAEDIQQFCQSHGYDGQGNVPDSSYGNDTSNVAKLYRLYRDDQGRRLVEEETIWHLPIYFDGIGTSANEDDSVFSQMTGTGAQGVLARVKQSPASIIAGIRVFELANPTLKVESVQFDIFGFSRGAAAARHFANEVMKGEQSPLAQLLPADSSLFLESFSWRANIDVSINFIGIFDTAAAIGSMVDGDFSVHDANNPEVNLYLAPDIAKKVVHLVARDERRHNFSLNSGGSADIVLPGVHSDLGGGYLPNLVERVLLSKPRCSRDVDFDTPSSSTNAYRLAEQELGRLQDQLHLYGLTLQVKTWAVETVSNVKGDRRKSKNVYAAVYSERVVRNDLSLIYLRIMRELASRHGVEFETISQESQSYPLPEELIGIARKMMTFALGESRSLDLSLNEHALLAQRYIHLSSNWNAAKGLNETGLSILFINRPADQSVRVVHPNA; from the coding sequence ATGTCTGGAGCTGTCAGTTCTGCGCGATTTACGCTGCAGATCCCCGCCGTTCGCAACGACTTCAAGGTGTTGGCTTTCGAGGGTTCCGAGGCCGTCAGCACGCTTTATGCCATCAAGGTTGAACTCGTCAGCGAGGTCCCTGACTTCGACGTGGAAAGTTTGCTGGGTCAGCCGGCGTTCCTGCAATTCGGGCTGGATGGCGAAGGTATTCACGGGCGCATCGAGGATGTGCAGGCCGCTGAGTCGGAAAAGCGCCTGTCGCACTATGGCCTGACACTGGTTCCAGAGCTTCACTATTTGCAGTTCAGTCACGACCAACGGATTTTCCAGAACCAGACTGTCCCGCAGATCATCACGCAAGTGCTCAAACGGCACGGCATCCTTGCCGATGCGTTCAGGTTCCATGTCCAGACCTTGCCACCACGTGCGTATTGCACCCAGTACGGTGAAACCGATTTCGAGTTCATCCAGCGGTTGTGCGCCGAAGAAGGTATGGCGTGGCATCACCAACACTCGGCCGAGGGGCATCTGCTGCTGTTCACCGATGACACGGTGTTCCTGCCAACTCTGCGTGCGACTCCCTATCGGCAGGATTGTGGGATGGTGCCCGAGCACCCGGTGGTCAGCCGGTTTTCGCTGCACGCCCGAACACGCACCAGTCATGTCACACGCCGCGATTACGACCTGAAACGCCCGCATCTCTTGCTGGAAAGCCGCTTCAGCGCCGGGTTCACGCCGCGACTTGAAGACTATCGCTACCCATTAGCGATGGAGAACGAAAAACGCGGCAAACAACTTGCCCGTCAGACCCTGGAGCGCCATCGCGCCGACTATGAAACGACCGAGGGCCAGAGCAACCAGCCGACCCTGCGCTGTGGTTACCTGTTCGAGCTGACCGAACACACCCGCAAGCAATGCAACGGCCTTTGGCAGTTGCTTGAAGTCACCCACACCGGGCGACAACCTCAAGTGCTGGAGGAATCGGCCACCAACGAACTCAAGCCCACCGACGGTTTCACCCAGGGATACCGCAACAGCTTCCGCGCCATTCCTGCCGAAGTGGTTTTCCGCCCTCCACTGCCTGCGCGCCGGTCACCGTTGGTGAGCCAGACCGCTCGGGTAACTGGACCAAAAGGTGAAGAGATCTACTGCGATGAGTTCGGTCGCGTGAAGATCGAATTCCCCTGGGACCGGGCCGAGTTGAACAGCGAGCGCAGCAGTTGCTGGGTACGAGTGTCATCGAACTGGGCCGGAAACGGCTTCGGTGCCGTCACCCTCCCTCGTGTCGGGATGGAAGTGGTGGTGACCTTTCTGGAGGGTGACCCCGACCATCCGCTGATCACCGGTTGCGTGATCAACAAACTCACGCCTGCGCCTTACAAGCTGCCCGAGCACAAGACCCGAACCGTGCTGCGCAGTCGCAGCTCACCCGACACCGGCGGCTACAACGAACTGACGCTTGAAGACCGTGCCGGGCGGGAGCTGATTTATCTGCGTGCCCAGCGCGATATGGAGCGGCAGATTCTCCATGACAGTCGGCTGGAGGTTGGGCGGGATCGATGGGAAAGCATCCAGGGCAACAGCCAGACATCTGCCGGAAAGGTCATTGCCGTCGAGGCGGGACAGCAAGTGCAGATCAAGGCCGGAGCCACTGTGGTGCTGGATGCGGGCGCCAGCATCACGCTGAACGCGGGCGGTCATCACATCGTGATCGACGAGGGCGGGATCTTCAGCAGTACCGAGATTGTGACGGGTGGAAAGTTATCCGCAGGTGAAGCAACTGAAGTTCCAGCGACCGAAATGGCGGCGGCCCTGGCCGCTGGACAGGCGGCTGCCTCTACTCAAGCTCCGGAGAACAGCGAACTCGAAGAAGAGGAAGAAGAAGTCGAGTTGGAGGATGAAAAGCCTGCCGGGATTACGTTGCGGATCGGCGTGTTTTTCGATGGGACGGGGAACAATCTGTTCAACAGCGAGCAGGTGAAAGGTTGCTATGCGCGGGATGTGAATCTTGAAGAGGAAGCCGAGGACATTCAACAGTTCTGCCAGTCGCATGGGTATGACGGACAGGGCAATGTGCCGGATAGCAGTTATGGGAATGACACTAGCAATGTGGCGAAGTTGTATAGGTTGTATCGCGATGACCAAGGACGGCGACTGGTAGAAGAAGAAACCATCTGGCACCTACCGATTTACTTTGATGGCATAGGTACGAGTGCCAATGAGGACGACTCGGTGTTTTCGCAAATGACCGGCACAGGTGCACAAGGTGTATTGGCGAGAGTCAAGCAAAGCCCAGCGAGCATCATTGCCGGGATTCGCGTTTTTGAGCTGGCAAACCCGACCTTGAAAGTGGAATCCGTTCAGTTCGACATCTTCGGCTTCAGCCGCGGTGCCGCTGCTGCGAGACACTTCGCCAATGAAGTAATGAAAGGCGAGCAAAGCCCGCTGGCGCAATTACTTCCCGCGGACTCGTCACTGTTCCTTGAGAGCTTCTCCTGGCGGGCCAACATCGATGTCAGCATCAACTTCATCGGCATCTTCGACACCGCTGCCGCCATAGGCAGCATGGTCGACGGCGACTTCAGCGTCCATGACGCCAACAACCCCGAAGTCAATCTGTATCTGGCGCCGGACATTGCAAAGAAAGTTGTGCACCTGGTTGCCCGGGACGAACGCCGCCACAACTTTTCGCTCAACAGTGGTGGAAGCGCCGACATTGTGTTGCCGGGCGTCCACTCCGACTTGGGCGGCGGGTACTTACCGAATCTTGTTGAACGGGTACTGCTGAGCAAGCCGCGCTGCAGTCGCGACGTGGATTTTGATACCCCCTCGTCGTCGACCAATGCTTATCGATTGGCCGAGCAAGAACTCGGCAGGCTTCAGGACCAACTGCATCTCTATGGGCTGACGCTTCAAGTCAAAACCTGGGCGGTGGAAACGGTCAGCAACGTCAAGGGCGATCGGCGCAAATCAAAGAATGTGTATGCGGCGGTTTACAGCGAACGAGTCGTACGCAATGACCTGTCCCTGATTTACCTGCGAATCATGCGGGAGCTGGCGAGCCGGCACGGGGTCGAGTTCGAAACGATTAGCCAAGAATCTCAGAGTTACCCGTTACCGGAAGAGCTCATAGGTATCGCTCGAAAAATGATGACGTTTGCGCTGGGTGAATCCCGCAGTCTCGATCTGAGCCTGAACGAGCATGCGCTACTCGCTCAACGCTACATTCATCTGTCATCCAACTGGAATGCTGCGAAGGGACTCAACGAAACCGGGCTGAGCATCCTGTTTATCAACCGCCCCGCCGATCAGTCTGTTCGTGTGGTACACCCCAATGCGTGA